A window of Streptomyces sp. SAI-127 contains these coding sequences:
- the era gene encoding GTPase Era: protein MSVRSQSSEPPASSEAPHRAGFACFVGRPNAGKSTLTNALVGQKVAITANQPQTTRHTVRGIVHRPEAQLILVDTPGLHKPRTLLGERLNDVVRTTWAEVDVIGFCLPANEKLGPGDRFIAKELAGIKKSPKVAIITKTDLVDSKTLAEQLIAVDQLGKELGIEWAEIVPVSATANKQVDLLADLLIPMLPEGPALYPEGDLTDEPEQVMIAELIREAALEGVRDELPHSIAVVVEEMLPREDRPADKPLLDIHAFVYIERPSQKGIIIGPKGKRLKEVGIKSRKQIEALLGTPVFLDLHVKVAKDWQRDPRQLRKLGF from the coding sequence ATGAGCGTTCGCAGTCAGTCATCCGAGCCGCCGGCATCTTCGGAGGCACCCCACCGCGCCGGCTTCGCCTGCTTCGTGGGCCGCCCCAACGCGGGCAAGTCCACCCTTACGAACGCTCTGGTCGGCCAGAAGGTGGCGATCACCGCGAACCAGCCGCAGACCACGCGGCACACGGTACGCGGGATCGTGCACCGGCCCGAGGCCCAGCTGATCCTGGTCGACACCCCCGGACTGCACAAGCCGCGCACGCTGCTGGGGGAGCGGCTCAATGACGTCGTGCGGACGACCTGGGCCGAGGTCGACGTGATCGGCTTCTGTCTGCCGGCGAACGAGAAGCTCGGGCCCGGTGACCGTTTCATCGCGAAGGAACTGGCGGGGATCAAGAAGTCCCCGAAGGTCGCGATCATCACCAAGACGGACCTGGTCGACTCCAAGACCCTGGCCGAGCAGCTGATCGCCGTCGACCAGCTCGGCAAGGAGCTGGGCATCGAGTGGGCGGAGATCGTCCCGGTGTCGGCTACCGCGAACAAGCAGGTCGACCTGCTGGCGGACCTGCTGATCCCGATGCTTCCCGAGGGCCCGGCGCTCTACCCCGAGGGCGACCTCACCGACGAGCCCGAGCAGGTGATGATCGCGGAACTGATCCGCGAGGCCGCGCTGGAGGGCGTCCGCGACGAGCTCCCGCACTCCATCGCGGTGGTCGTCGAGGAGATGCTCCCCCGCGAGGACCGCCCCGCCGACAAGCCCCTCCTCGACATCCACGCCTTCGTCTACATCGAGCGCCCCAGCCAGAAGGGCATCATCATCGGCCCCAAGGGCAAGCGCCTGAAGGAGGTCGGCATCAAGTCCCGCAAGCAGATCGAGGCACTCCTCGGCACACCGGTCTTCTTGGACCTCCACGTCAAGGTGGCGAAGGACTGGCAGCGGGATCCCAGACAGTTGCGGAAGTTGGGGTTCTGA
- a CDS encoding ammonium transporter, with amino-acid sequence MSLAAQGIDTGDTAWLLAATALVLLMTPGLALFYGGMVRTKSVLNMLMMSFVSIALVTVVWLAAGYSLAFGDDTFGGMIGNLKHAGMSGLGPDSVHGTVPTLLFATFQLTFAIITAALISGAIADRAKFGAWLVFVPVWALLVYVPVAHWVWGPGGWVLDKLGALDFAGGLPVEITSGASGLALALVLGPRLGFKKDAMRPHNLPMVVLGAGLLWFGWFGFNAGSALGANGLAAAAFLNTLAAGCTGLLGWLFVEQKRDGHPTTLGAASGAVAGLVAITPSCGSVSLLGALVVGLAAGVVCSYAVGWKFKLDYDDSLDVVGVHLVGGVIGTLLIGVFAVKEMTGGTEGLLYGGGLAQLGKQLVAVVAVGAYAFLVTYGIGKLIDKVLGFRADEEHEHTGLDLTVHAETAYDHGVLGHGAPVGASPVPSAQKVKTQA; translated from the coding sequence ATGTCCCTCGCCGCACAAGGCATCGACACCGGTGACACCGCCTGGCTGCTCGCCGCCACCGCCCTCGTCCTGCTGATGACCCCGGGCCTCGCCCTGTTCTACGGCGGCATGGTCCGCACGAAGAGCGTCCTCAACATGCTGATGATGAGCTTCGTGTCGATCGCCCTGGTCACGGTGGTGTGGCTGGCCGCCGGCTACTCCCTCGCCTTCGGCGACGACACGTTCGGCGGCATGATCGGCAACCTGAAGCACGCCGGCATGAGCGGCCTCGGCCCCGACAGCGTCCACGGCACCGTCCCCACCCTCCTCTTCGCCACCTTCCAGCTCACCTTCGCGATCATCACGGCCGCGCTGATCAGCGGCGCGATCGCGGACCGCGCGAAGTTCGGGGCATGGCTGGTGTTCGTCCCGGTCTGGGCACTGCTCGTATACGTTCCCGTCGCCCACTGGGTGTGGGGCCCGGGCGGCTGGGTCCTGGACAAGCTCGGCGCGCTCGATTTCGCGGGTGGTCTGCCCGTCGAGATCACCTCCGGTGCCTCCGGTCTCGCCCTCGCGCTCGTCCTCGGCCCGCGTCTCGGCTTCAAGAAGGACGCGATGCGGCCGCACAACCTCCCCATGGTCGTCCTGGGCGCGGGCCTGCTCTGGTTCGGCTGGTTCGGCTTCAACGCGGGCTCGGCTCTCGGCGCCAACGGCCTCGCGGCCGCGGCCTTCCTCAACACCCTCGCCGCCGGCTGCACCGGCCTGCTCGGCTGGCTCTTCGTCGAGCAGAAGCGCGACGGCCACCCCACCACCCTGGGCGCGGCCTCCGGCGCGGTCGCGGGCCTGGTCGCGATCACCCCGTCCTGCGGCTCGGTCTCCCTCCTCGGCGCACTCGTCGTCGGCCTGGCCGCCGGTGTCGTCTGCTCCTACGCGGTGGGCTGGAAGTTCAAGCTCGACTACGACGACTCGCTCGACGTGGTCGGCGTCCACCTGGTCGGCGGAGTCATCGGCACGCTCCTGATCGGCGTGTTCGCCGTGAAGGAGATGACCGGTGGCACGGAGGGACTGCTGTACGGCGGCGGGCTCGCCCAGCTCGGCAAGCAACTGGTGGCCGTGGTCGCCGTGGGGGCGTACGCCTTCCTGGTGACGTACGGCATCGGGAAGCTGATCGACAAGGTGCTCGGCTTCCGGGCCGACGAGGAGCACGAGCACACCGGCCTGGACCTTACGGTGCACGCCGAGACCGCATACGATCACGGCGTCCTGGGCCACGGTGCCCCGGTCGGCGCGTCCCCCGTCCCCTCCGCCCAGAAGGTCAAGACCCAGGCATGA
- a CDS encoding MmcQ/YjbR family DNA-binding protein — protein MTPQELRALCLSFNEVVEDFPFNPETSVFKVLGKLFALTNLDARPLKVNLKCDPEDAIRLRTDHPGLIAPGYHMNKRHWNTVTVDGELPDRLVRELVEDSYDLVVAGLPRAERLRLDRA, from the coding sequence GTGACCCCTCAGGAACTGCGCGCCCTCTGCCTCTCCTTCAACGAGGTGGTGGAGGACTTCCCGTTCAACCCCGAGACCTCGGTCTTCAAGGTGCTGGGCAAGCTCTTCGCCCTGACGAACCTGGACGCGCGGCCCCTGAAGGTCAACCTCAAGTGCGACCCGGAGGACGCGATCCGGCTGCGTACCGACCATCCCGGGCTGATCGCCCCCGGGTACCACATGAACAAGCGCCACTGGAACACCGTCACCGTCGACGGCGAACTCCCGGACCGTCTGGTCCGGGAGCTCGTCGAGGACTCGTACGACCTGGTGGTGGCGGGACTTCCGCGGGCGGAGCGGCTGAGGCTCGACCGGGCGTGA
- a CDS encoding NAD(P)-dependent oxidoreductase, with protein sequence MLTVVTGTTGQVGRRFVPRLLAQSRPGEQVRVLVRDTARGEPFAELGAEVVVGDLRDTDVLGKAVAGADAVVNVAAAFRGVPDEEAWAVNRDAAVELGRAAVASGVRRFVQVSTGLVYGEGRGRPVTEEDESRPGGSMWGAYPASKAEAERELFALEGLDVRVGRLPFVYGEGDPHLAQSLMWAKNWASAQRLHMGHHADVAQGLLRILYAPGISGRVYNIADDAPVTAVELHQLNGAEIPGESYERVDPDPWLVIMSTERIRRELGYRPLFPSVYAAREAGAL encoded by the coding sequence ATGCTGACTGTGGTGACAGGTACGACCGGACAGGTCGGCCGGCGCTTCGTGCCCAGGCTGCTGGCGCAGTCCCGCCCGGGGGAGCAGGTACGGGTGCTGGTGCGGGACACGGCCCGCGGTGAGCCCTTCGCGGAACTCGGCGCCGAGGTCGTCGTAGGAGATCTGCGCGACACCGACGTCCTCGGCAAGGCCGTCGCGGGCGCCGACGCGGTGGTGAACGTCGCCGCGGCGTTCCGGGGAGTGCCGGACGAGGAGGCCTGGGCCGTCAACCGGGACGCGGCCGTGGAACTGGGCCGTGCCGCGGTGGCCTCCGGCGTCCGTCGGTTCGTCCAGGTCAGCACCGGTCTTGTGTACGGCGAGGGGCGGGGGCGCCCGGTGACGGAGGAGGACGAGAGCCGGCCCGGCGGGTCCATGTGGGGTGCCTATCCCGCGTCCAAGGCGGAGGCCGAACGGGAGCTGTTCGCGCTGGAGGGGCTCGACGTGCGGGTCGGGCGGCTTCCCTTCGTCTACGGCGAGGGGGATCCGCATCTCGCCCAGTCCCTGATGTGGGCGAAGAACTGGGCGTCGGCCCAGCGGCTGCACATGGGGCACCACGCTGATGTCGCCCAGGGGCTGTTGCGGATCCTGTATGCGCCGGGGATCTCGGGGCGGGTGTACAACATCGCCGACGACGCGCCTGTGACGGCGGTGGAGTTGCATCAACTCAACGGGGCTGAGATTCCGGGCGAGTCGTACGAGCGGGTTGATCCCGATCCGTGGCTGGTGATCATGTCCACGGAGCGGATTCGGCGGGAGCTGGGGTATCGGCCGCTGTTCCCGTCGGTGTACGCGGCTCGGGAGGCGGGAGCGCTGTAG
- a CDS encoding helix-turn-helix transcriptional regulator, which produces MNRAELADFLRRGRARLNPSDVGLVPGARRRTPGLRREEVAQLAGMSVDYYTRLEQSRGPRPSRQMLTALARALRLTDVEQDHLFHLTGEEPPRRETASAHVRPGLLLILDRLHDTPAQVVNDCGEVLAQNAMARALVGDAMSRPRRDRNLVRRFFLDPTARTLFPEEDLADHARTQVATLRAVAAARPDDPEPAALVAELRASSEEFARLWDEHEVSQRNKATKRFVHPVVGLLELDCEVMVSHEHHHLLVVHTARPGTEAYERLQLLRVVGLQDLSPQTATP; this is translated from the coding sequence GTGAACCGAGCCGAACTCGCCGACTTCCTGCGCCGTGGCCGTGCCCGGCTGAACCCGTCCGACGTGGGTCTGGTGCCGGGCGCCCGGCGCCGCACGCCCGGTCTGCGCCGCGAGGAGGTGGCGCAGCTGGCGGGGATGTCGGTGGACTACTACACGCGACTGGAGCAGTCCCGTGGCCCCCGCCCGTCCCGGCAGATGCTGACCGCGCTGGCCCGGGCGCTGCGCCTGACCGACGTGGAGCAGGACCATCTGTTCCACCTGACCGGCGAGGAGCCCCCGCGCCGCGAGACGGCGTCGGCGCACGTCCGCCCGGGGCTGCTGCTGATCCTGGACCGGCTGCACGACACCCCGGCGCAGGTGGTGAACGACTGCGGCGAGGTGCTGGCGCAGAACGCGATGGCCAGGGCCCTGGTGGGCGACGCGATGTCCCGTCCGCGCCGCGACCGCAACCTGGTCCGGCGCTTCTTCCTGGACCCGACCGCGCGCACGCTCTTCCCCGAGGAGGATCTCGCGGACCACGCGCGCACGCAGGTCGCCACCCTGCGCGCGGTGGCCGCGGCCCGGCCCGACGATCCGGAACCGGCCGCGCTGGTGGCCGAACTCCGTGCGTCCAGCGAGGAGTTCGCGCGGCTGTGGGACGAACACGAGGTGTCCCAGCGCAACAAGGCGACGAAACGCTTCGTGCACCCCGTGGTCGGCCTACTGGAACTCGACTGCGAGGTCATGGTCAGCCACGAACACCACCACCTCCTGGTGGTCCACACGGCCCGCCCCGGCACGGAGGCGTACGAACGACTCCAACTGCTGAGGGTGGTGGGCCTGCAGGACCTGTCCCCGCAGACGGCGACCCCCTAG
- a CDS encoding DUF397 domain-containing protein: protein MGGSWSWRKSRASGQPNQDCVEVAWTGESVLVRDSNARPGPVLAFTPAAWQHFLNTLTSPRDEPEARP from the coding sequence GTGGGTGGCTCATGGTCGTGGCGCAAGAGCAGGGCGAGTGGGCAGCCCAACCAGGATTGCGTCGAGGTCGCCTGGACGGGTGAGTCGGTGCTGGTCCGCGACTCCAACGCCCGCCCGGGCCCCGTCCTCGCCTTCACTCCCGCCGCCTGGCAGCACTTCCTGAACACGCTGACGTCCCCGCGGGACGAGCCCGAGGCCCGCCCCTGA
- a CDS encoding helix-turn-helix transcriptional regulator has translation MSAPSAALQRLRLRTELRKARTKAGLTQRQVAAKMEWSSSKLIRIEAGEVGISVNDLRPLLAAYGITESRRVEPLLDLARNSRKMPFSEYRDLFGKEFLQYLAFESSASIIRQFNSLQLPGLLQTEEYGRAIMRSYSTSVAEETLDRYIEARLLRQELLMSDEGSQLFFILDESVVRRQVGGRGVMRAQLERLAELAVRPRISVLILPFSAGAHAGMQGPFTHFEFETDEMPDSMYVENPRGDSYTSSDPEETGRYLERFWDLEDLCIKEGVPDLLRRMAGRLEEGSDDLAALLGQADSAQNQ, from the coding sequence ATGAGTGCGCCCAGTGCGGCACTCCAGCGGCTGCGACTTCGTACGGAACTCCGCAAGGCGCGGACCAAGGCCGGCCTGACGCAGCGCCAGGTTGCGGCGAAGATGGAGTGGAGCTCGTCCAAGCTGATCCGGATCGAGGCGGGCGAGGTCGGAATCTCGGTCAACGACCTCCGGCCGCTGCTCGCCGCCTACGGCATCACCGAGTCCCGCAGGGTCGAGCCACTCCTCGATCTCGCCAGGAACAGTCGGAAGATGCCGTTCTCGGAGTACCGGGATCTCTTCGGCAAGGAGTTCCTGCAGTACCTGGCGTTCGAGTCGTCGGCGTCGATCATCCGACAGTTCAACTCCCTTCAACTGCCCGGCCTGCTGCAGACGGAGGAGTACGGGCGCGCCATCATGCGCTCCTACAGCACCAGCGTGGCGGAAGAGACTCTCGACCGGTACATCGAGGCACGGCTCCTGCGCCAGGAACTCCTGATGTCCGACGAGGGCTCGCAGTTGTTCTTCATCCTCGACGAGTCGGTGGTCCGTCGGCAGGTGGGCGGCCGTGGAGTGATGCGCGCCCAGTTGGAGCGTTTGGCGGAGCTTGCCGTCCGGCCGCGGATCAGCGTCCTGATCCTGCCGTTCAGCGCCGGAGCGCATGCCGGTATGCAAGGACCCTTCACCCACTTCGAGTTCGAGACCGACGAGATGCCGGACTCGATGTATGTGGAGAACCCCCGAGGCGACTCCTATACCAGCAGTGATCCCGAGGAGACCGGCCGCTATCTGGAGCGGTTCTGGGACTTGGAGGATCTGTGCATCAAAGAAGGCGTGCCCGATCTGCTGCGCCGGATGGCGGGACGGCTGGAGGAGGGCAGCGACGACCTGGCGGCGCTGCTCGGCCAGGCGGACAGCGCACAGAACCAGTAA
- a CDS encoding P-II family nitrogen regulator, which produces MKLITAIVKPYRLDEVKTALQEIGVQGLTATEASGYGRQRGHTEVYRGAEYQVDLVPKVRIEVVVDDADADAVIDAIVKAARTGKIGDGKVWALPVETVVRVRTGERGPDAL; this is translated from the coding sequence ATGAAGCTCATCACCGCGATCGTCAAGCCGTACCGCCTCGACGAGGTCAAGACCGCGCTCCAGGAGATCGGCGTCCAGGGTCTGACCGCGACGGAGGCCAGCGGCTACGGCCGGCAGCGCGGCCACACCGAGGTGTACCGCGGCGCCGAGTACCAGGTCGACCTGGTCCCCAAGGTCCGCATCGAGGTCGTCGTCGACGACGCCGACGCGGACGCGGTGATCGACGCGATCGTCAAGGCCGCCCGGACGGGCAAGATCGGTGACGGCAAGGTGTGGGCGCTGCCGGTGGAGACGGTCGTACGGGTGCGGACGGGCGAGCGCGGTCCGGACGCGCTCTGA
- a CDS encoding MFS transporter, with protein sequence MAIDTTKPVPDSLDTPRLSTRDKLVLFVLCAAQFMVALDFSVLNVALPVLGADLGMSTSALQWAVTAFALPSGGFLLLFGRIGDLYGRRKLFLVGLALFGAASLLATFAWDPASFLAGRALQGLGAAAIVPTGMSLLTTTFPEGPARDRALGISGTLLSLGFTVGMVAGGTLTDAFGWRSTMGLLSLFALIVLPLAPGLLPESRTPDRPRLDVPGAITVTGGLLSLIYALSTAADHGFARTDVLTTLVAGVLLLAAFVTIESRTEAPLVSLPMLRRRTVAWGNIGGLVTFSMMSTVVFVLTLYLQEVLHLSAFETGLVFGVQGVLSAVAGTYAPRVIGRFGPRRTLVGSLAGQGALIAALLGLGTGSWSVWLATAAVSLASMCHLGAIISYGITVTSGVPDEEQGLATGLVTSTQQVGITVGIPLLGVLATTSDDLLSGVHTVLALDTVIVLAAAVLIGLGLRTSRT encoded by the coding sequence ATGGCGATCGACACCACAAAGCCCGTCCCCGATTCGCTCGACACCCCCCGGCTGTCGACGCGCGACAAGCTCGTCCTGTTCGTCCTGTGCGCCGCCCAGTTCATGGTCGCGCTGGACTTCTCCGTCCTGAACGTCGCCCTGCCCGTCCTCGGCGCGGACCTCGGCATGAGCACCTCCGCCCTGCAGTGGGCGGTCACGGCGTTCGCGCTGCCGTCCGGCGGCTTCCTGCTCCTGTTCGGCCGGATCGGCGACCTGTACGGCCGGAGAAAACTCTTCCTCGTGGGCCTCGCCCTGTTCGGCGCCGCCTCCCTGCTGGCGACCTTCGCCTGGGACCCGGCGTCCTTCCTCGCCGGACGAGCCCTGCAGGGCCTCGGCGCGGCGGCGATCGTGCCGACCGGCATGTCCCTGCTGACCACGACCTTCCCCGAGGGCCCCGCCCGCGACCGCGCCCTGGGCATCTCCGGCACCCTGCTCTCGCTCGGCTTCACCGTCGGGATGGTGGCCGGCGGCACCCTCACCGACGCCTTCGGCTGGCGCTCCACGATGGGCCTGCTCTCCCTGTTCGCCCTGATCGTGCTCCCGCTGGCCCCCGGCCTGCTCCCCGAGTCCCGCACCCCTGACCGCCCCCGCCTCGACGTACCGGGCGCGATCACGGTCACCGGTGGCCTGCTCTCCCTGATCTACGCCCTCTCGACGGCCGCCGACCACGGCTTCGCCCGCACCGACGTCCTCACCACCCTGGTCGCGGGCGTCCTGCTCCTGGCCGCCTTCGTGACGATCGAGTCCCGTACCGAAGCACCCCTGGTGTCCCTCCCCATGCTGCGCCGCCGCACGGTGGCGTGGGGCAACATCGGCGGCCTGGTCACCTTCTCGATGATGTCGACCGTGGTCTTCGTGCTGACCCTCTACCTCCAGGAGGTCCTGCACCTGTCGGCCTTCGAGACCGGCCTGGTCTTCGGCGTCCAGGGCGTCCTGTCGGCGGTCGCCGGCACCTACGCCCCCAGGGTCATCGGCCGCTTCGGCCCGCGCCGCACACTGGTCGGCTCGCTCGCCGGCCAGGGCGCCCTGATCGCCGCCCTCCTGGGTCTGGGCACCGGGAGCTGGTCCGTCTGGCTCGCCACCGCCGCCGTCTCCCTGGCCAGCATGTGCCACCTCGGCGCGATCATCTCGTACGGCATCACCGTGACCTCCGGTGTCCCCGACGAGGAGCAGGGCCTGGCCACCGGACTGGTCACCTCCACCCAGCAGGTCGGCATCACCGTGGGCATCCCGCTGCTGGGCGTCCTCGCCACCACCTCGGACGACCTGCTCTCCGGCGTCCACACGGTCCTCGCCCTGGACACGGTGATCGTCCTGGCAGCCGCGGTGCTGATCGGCCTGGGCCTGCGCACCAGCCGTACTTGA
- a CDS encoding helix-turn-helix transcriptional regulator: MSRRARVSPTDAGLPDGGARRRTPGLRREEVAVLAGVGASWYQWLEQGRDISVSPQVLDSVGRVLRLSNAERRHLYVLAGLNPPAPEPAADHGCEGLRRLIDAWMPYPAHIMDAYYNCVLYNEAAGWVLGMRPENTQNCLVDFFTDPLYRSRSHSWEQNARTVVAQFRAAASARPDDDGFQDVLARVRSASAEFTELWERRDIEDAGVIRKELDHPLVGLLCVESTAMRVPARPDLTVVLHTPLDEAHTAAKLEWLASPEGRRGAMYPVAG; encoded by the coding sequence ATGAGCCGGCGGGCCCGGGTCTCGCCCACCGACGCCGGGTTGCCGGACGGCGGGGCGCGGCGGCGCACGCCCGGGCTGCGGCGTGAGGAGGTCGCGGTGCTCGCCGGGGTGGGTGCCTCCTGGTACCAGTGGCTGGAGCAGGGGCGGGACATCTCCGTCTCCCCGCAGGTCCTCGACTCCGTCGGCCGGGTGCTGCGGCTGAGCAACGCCGAGCGGCGGCATCTGTACGTCCTCGCCGGGCTGAACCCGCCCGCGCCCGAACCGGCCGCGGACCACGGCTGTGAGGGGTTGCGGCGGCTGATCGACGCGTGGATGCCGTATCCGGCGCACATCATGGACGCGTACTACAACTGCGTGCTGTACAACGAGGCCGCGGGCTGGGTGCTCGGTATGCGGCCGGAGAACACCCAGAACTGTCTCGTCGACTTCTTCACCGACCCGCTGTACCGGTCGCGATCGCACAGCTGGGAACAGAACGCGCGCACGGTCGTCGCCCAGTTCCGGGCGGCCGCCTCGGCGCGGCCGGACGACGACGGGTTTCAGGACGTGCTGGCCCGGGTGCGGTCGGCGAGCGCCGAGTTCACCGAGCTGTGGGAGCGGCGGGACATCGAGGATGCCGGAGTGATCCGCAAGGAGCTCGACCATCCGCTGGTCGGGCTGCTGTGCGTGGAGTCCACGGCGATGCGGGTGCCGGCCCGACCCGACCTCACGGTCGTGCTGCACACCCCCCTGGACGAGGCCCACACCGCGGCCAAACTGGAGTGGCTGGCCTCACCGGAGGGGCGACGGGGGGCGATGTATCCCGTGGCGGGGTGA
- a CDS encoding DUF916 domain-containing protein, whose amino-acid sequence MRKLYVLFLSLFPSLFLVTAAAPAHAADNGSWSVYPAASQIAARPYFYLSADPGQSIDDKVVVTNKTGRPLTFRLYAADAYNTARDGGFAVRTVAEKQRGVGVWAKPAKSRVTVPAHGKVTVPFMLSVPEGAEPGDHPGALVALDERIDKGDGAVALGVQRAVAARIYLRVGGPTVPAIAVEDVRVSHHQPLVPGLGDSGATISYTLRNTGNVTLNPKVELRATGLFGRTLLARELARIPGELLPGQRVRLSEPWQGSPQLDWGDVKLTASAKDTRESASASFFALPWLVAVALGAGGAVGTVLFVRARRARTPVV is encoded by the coding sequence ATGCGCAAGCTGTACGTCCTCTTCCTGAGCCTCTTCCCGAGCCTGTTCCTGGTCACCGCCGCCGCACCCGCGCACGCAGCCGACAACGGCAGCTGGTCCGTGTACCCGGCCGCCTCCCAGATCGCGGCGCGGCCCTACTTCTACCTCTCCGCCGACCCCGGACAGAGCATCGACGACAAGGTGGTCGTCACCAACAAGACCGGTCGGCCGCTGACCTTCCGGCTCTACGCCGCCGACGCCTACAACACCGCCCGCGACGGCGGCTTCGCCGTGCGTACGGTCGCCGAGAAGCAACGCGGGGTGGGGGTCTGGGCGAAGCCCGCGAAGTCCCGGGTGACCGTCCCCGCGCACGGCAAGGTCACCGTGCCCTTCATGCTGTCGGTGCCCGAGGGCGCCGAACCGGGCGACCATCCCGGCGCGCTGGTGGCGCTGGACGAGCGGATCGACAAGGGCGACGGCGCGGTGGCGCTCGGTGTGCAGCGGGCCGTCGCCGCGAGGATCTATCTGCGGGTGGGCGGACCGACGGTGCCGGCGATCGCCGTCGAGGACGTCCGCGTCAGCCACCACCAGCCGCTGGTACCGGGGTTGGGGGACAGTGGTGCGACGATCTCGTACACCCTGCGCAACACCGGCAACGTCACTCTGAACCCGAAGGTGGAGCTGCGGGCCACGGGGTTGTTCGGGCGTACCTTGCTCGCCCGCGAACTCGCCAGAATCCCGGGGGAGTTGCTGCCCGGGCAGCGCGTCCGGCTGAGTGAGCCGTGGCAGGGCTCCCCGCAACTCGACTGGGGCGACGTGAAGTTGACGGCGAGCGCGAAGGACACACGGGAGTCGGCGAGCGCGTCCTTCTTCGCGTTGCCGTGGCTGGTCGCGGTGGCGCTCGGGGCGGGGGGTGCCGTGGGGACGGTGCTGTTCGTCAGGGCGCGGCGGGCGCGGACTCCGGTCGTCTAG
- a CDS encoding beta-xylosidase, whose translation MGSTTRRRRLASFVGATALAVTAGGALACPAGAATNVDFATHCIPPAVAGIPPIDGTTTAAIAVDNTSPKVGDTVTVTYTVVKPAASNPTAIALPADIMTPTGKVTLGGAQTGAVTVAGPKKNDPVPGNGAFPSFSMTGTFKVTSPGAITLSPGDYNIHTSYILELDTPCTVITPPAPVSETVTATDANPVNERDIALGSASGKPGDSVTVTGSKFTPGATVTLAGRSGAAQTADTATATADSSGAFSGSLVVNDKTTTGVVAYEGSVFSDAKGAGPKAYVVIDDTPVPDGSQKVTTTVKAGTLSMSQAGDAVSLSAVDYGKGGASTGDLNKVTVQDFRGGPAGWSLTGKVTDFTGPGAKIDAGALSWSPACATKAGSPSTCQAGSAGAVGSSGATLASTPNGTLTGGEFTVDAGLSLNVPAFTPPGTYSGVLTLTLS comes from the coding sequence ATGGGTTCGACGACTCGAAGACGCCGTCTGGCGTCCTTTGTCGGGGCGACCGCGCTCGCGGTCACCGCGGGCGGTGCACTGGCCTGTCCGGCCGGTGCCGCCACGAACGTGGACTTCGCCACGCACTGCATCCCGCCCGCGGTCGCGGGCATCCCGCCCATCGACGGCACCACGACGGCCGCCATCGCCGTGGACAACACCAGCCCCAAGGTGGGCGACACCGTCACCGTGACGTACACGGTGGTCAAGCCGGCCGCCAGCAATCCCACGGCCATCGCACTGCCCGCCGACATCATGACGCCGACCGGCAAGGTCACCCTCGGCGGCGCCCAGACCGGTGCCGTGACGGTCGCCGGACCGAAGAAGAACGACCCGGTGCCGGGCAACGGCGCCTTCCCGTCGTTCTCGATGACCGGCACCTTCAAGGTCACCTCCCCCGGCGCGATCACGCTCTCGCCCGGCGACTACAACATCCACACCAGCTACATCCTCGAACTGGACACGCCCTGCACGGTGATCACCCCGCCCGCCCCGGTCTCCGAGACGGTCACCGCGACGGACGCCAACCCCGTCAACGAGCGGGACATCGCGCTGGGTTCGGCCTCCGGGAAGCCCGGCGACAGCGTCACCGTCACCGGCAGCAAGTTCACCCCGGGCGCGACGGTCACCCTGGCCGGGCGGTCCGGCGCTGCCCAGACCGCGGACACCGCCACCGCGACCGCCGACTCCTCGGGCGCGTTCAGCGGCTCGCTCGTCGTCAACGACAAGACGACGACCGGTGTCGTGGCGTACGAGGGCAGCGTGTTCAGCGACGCCAAGGGAGCGGGGCCGAAGGCGTACGTCGTCATCGACGACACTCCCGTTCCGGACGGCAGCCAGAAGGTCACCACCACGGTGAAGGCGGGCACGCTCTCCATGTCCCAGGCCGGGGACGCCGTCAGCCTCTCGGCGGTGGACTACGGCAAGGGCGGGGCCTCGACCGGTGACCTGAACAAGGTGACCGTCCAGGACTTCCGCGGCGGACCCGCCGGCTGGTCCCTCACCGGCAAGGTCACCGACTTCACCGGACCCGGCGCCAAGATCGACGCCGGTGCGCTGAGCTGGAGCCCCGCCTGCGCCACCAAGGCGGGCAGCCCGAGCACCTGCCAGGCCGGTTCCGCCGGCGCGGTCGGATCCTCGGGTGCGACTCTCGCGTCCACGCCCAACGGCACGCTCACCGGCGGTGAGTTCACCGTGGACGCCGGACTCTCCCTGAACGTACCGGCGTTCACGCCTCCCGGCACGTACTCCGGCGTTCTCACCCTCACGCTCAGCTGA